Below is a genomic region from Dryobates pubescens isolate bDryPub1 chromosome 1, bDryPub1.pri, whole genome shotgun sequence.
CTGATTTTGCAGATCCATGCCTTCTTGATGGGGAGGTATAAAATGGAGCTGCAGGAAACATGAACCTCTGATTTTGAGAGAAACTACCAACCAAGatttaaaaacccaacaaaacagtaGAAACCAGAAAACTCTTCTTATGCTTCTTAACCTGTTTTTTAATGTCATGTTCATAACAAATATTTGTACTAGTGTCTGATAAGCTTTGGTAGCAACATCCATTTACCAGGGAAGCAACTTTAATGAAGTTTGTAATGGCAAATAGTAGGTGGTATGCTTTATTTCTATACATAAAGGCAAACTTTCAGTGAGCTTATTTTGTAGGACTTCAGTCTTATGAAAAGCATAAATTGTGATGCCACTGTCTGTGGATATTGGTGGAACTCTGCTTGCTTTCTCAGCTTCTTCCAAGGAGAGATACAGGAAATCTTTATTATGCATAAGCTAGAAAAAGCTGTATTCAGTAATGCTGGGTCTTAGCCCTGTGAAGAGGAAAGTTTACTCTTCCTTGCTTGTGCTTGCATGAGGGCTTAGGCTTTCTGCATCATAACAAACTTTATACTTGGTCTTGTGTGATAGTTTGGCAGAGCTTCTGTACCTGGTGACCTGTGGGTCAAATTTAGCTGTTTCACTGTATTTAAACTTTTAATCTTTACCAGCATTGtggcttccccacccccccaattaTTATTCATTGGTAGGGACtgtcattaatttttttttgcctagtCCTGCTGTATTTATTTGTACTATTGTGCTAATTAAAATTATTCACTAtcttaaagacttttttttgtcCTTGAATGTGAATATTAGGGTCAGAGTTTTAAATAATTTCAGGTGTTCATATGATACTTTTTTCTCTGAAGGAATTAACAAAAAGGATCAATCACTTTGTCTTACTTTATTTAACTTTGTTATGAAAGACTGTCAATTTTGTATGTCTTTTTTGTAAatcataaataaaatatttaacattAATTGTTTTTGCAGTGGCTTCTTTTAGAATTTTCTAATTGGTATTTAAGTGCAAAGGAAGTCACAGGAGAAATGTTACATGCTCTGTGTAGTGGAGGAAAATGCAGTCAGTCAGTTAATTCATTGATATACTTTACCCATACATCTGACTCTGGAATGAGATTTTTTAAATAAGCCATTTTGACAGGTCTTAATTAAGTTAGATAATCTCATCAAGCTTTACTTCCTCCTTAAAATGAACTGCCACATTGGTTTGCCACACTGTTTCAGGTAGGAGCCAATACTTTTCTCAAGTGACAAGTGCCAGTTTGGATGAAAGTGCTGATGTATTGACCTCACTTGTATGAGAAATGGCCTGTGATGCCATGTTTTCGCTCTGGAATCATCCCTACCTCATTGTGGACTCTGTTTCTTCTGAGTTCTGCTATGTAGTCTTTCTGCAGTATTGAAGGTCTTAAAGAAGGCCCTAGCTCCGATCACTGACTATGGGAGAATAAGGAGTTATGATGTATCCCTATCTAAAGAGGTGACCTGTGGAGGATATTTTCCCAAGTAGACCACTCAATCCTTTAGAACTTGGTTTTAATCCCAGTAAAACGAAGACACTCAAGCCAATTTGGAAGAATCACACAGGGAATGTGTGGGTTTCCCTTGTGTGTCTGTCATCTATTAGTATACTTGCAGTCTTCACTGAAGATCCTGAGCCATTTGTGCTGTCATCCTGCCACTCAGATGAGGGTTTGTCTGATTGTCCTAAATCAAAGAGGTGGTTGGATTTGTGTCTTCACTTTACAGGGGAttgtggttttgtggttgtCATCTATGGAGTTTCACAATAAATCCCTGTAAAAAGCCTGAGACCCTTCCTTCTAACAATTCACCCAGAACATCTTTGTTCCAATGATTTTTCTGTTATCTGGCCAATAGACAAAGTACTCACATGCCTTAACCACCTGGGTTGTACATTGAATTAGCTGGGAGGTGAGAGCTTGTGCTTTTCCCTGGAGCACAGCTTACCTATCACTGGTGGAgatgagggcagtgaggtccCTTTTATCAAGCCTTCTGGCTGCAAAGTCATGACCAGTGTATGCAGGCAATGGTGTAATATAATTAGAGAatgatgggagggaaaaaaggctgCTCCTATATTGAATGGTTTATCTTAGGAGCTAGGTACACTGAGCATCAGGTGTGATCTTTGTGATGTTTACCTGAGCAAAGTCTTAAGTAGTGTCATGTCACTTCTCCTTCAATGAGaaacacagaaggaagaagagctgTATCTAGAACAACCTTCCAGGACTGAAATTATTGAAGTCATACTGTTTCAGGTATCAACAGGTAAATGTGGAATGAACAGCTGCAGTGTGGTAGGAGGCTTCTCAGAAGGAAGCATTAGGAATGTGCAaaggaggaagggcagaagcAGGCAAGTGGGGCTTTTAACAGACTACTGCAATAAGCACTTGAAAAACAGTAGCATCACAAGCCTATGGTTTAACAGGTTGCAATCCTAGTTTTTCAGTTTAATATTGTTTCATCTCCTTCCTTTCATGGTGGCTATAAGGCAAACTTGAATGAGATTCTGCTTTCATGAaacaaaagtaattttaaaatagaCTGATTCTTGGATGATTTTTTCCCAAAATGCTTCACTTCAGGTGGATAAATGTTACTTTCAGATACTCTTACCATAGCATGTGCCTGCCTTCAGGGAGACAGAACTGACAGTCTGAATATAGAGTAGGCAGCCTATCTACAACTTAAGAATTCTGTATGAGCAGGAGCTCATACAGGTAATTAACAGCTTATGTTCTTAAGTAATGGTGTAGTTGGAAGTATAGCTATTAAAATAACTGATGTGTTCTATTCTAGTTTAGTTGAAAAAAGTCCAATTGGTAATTACTATCAACACTTCAACCTTAAGACCAATAGAAAGGAACTGTCAAAGCAGCTGCGTCTAGATAATCTACCTGCAAGACAACTGGCTTCAGTACCCTCTCACTGAGTCCACTTGGCTTTTTCATTACAGAACTATCAATAAACATCATCCCATTTACCTCTGTACTTGTTCAGTGTAgtaaaaacaacaagaaaacatTCATTACTATGTAttaatttatttcattatttcagtTTTAGTTCAATTGAACATCAGCAGACAACTTTTTCCTTTAAGAACATACAGGGGATACTAGAAACACTGTTTCCACATTCTACAATGTGTATTTGAAGAACCAGGTTATGTTTTGAACCATATGATTGCATAGTCTGAGTGAAGAGGCTGTAGTAAAGAACTCAGCCTGCTGCTTTGGTATAGTTTATACTTTCACACAATTTTCATctcaaaaaataaatctttagaAAACATGATTTTACTTCATGTTGTGTCATCACACTGCTGGGTAGGGAGATCACAATAATAGAATGAGATATTCTGAAATACCTATTAAGAGATCACATTGCATTTTAATGTAGGTGTAGATCACCCAAGTCTCATCTCTAGACAAAATTACCTTAAGTTTTAATTACACTATATACAGGTTCCAATACAAGTGTTGGAGGACTTCTCATATAAAGTGCAACTGTGATGTAGTGGACAATTTTTAAGTTAATGCATCCTAAAATAGGTATGTTACTCACATTTTATTCTGTTTCCCTAGGAAATATTTTGTTGTCCATCACATCACAACAGCATGTTTAGATAAAAAAAAAGTTGGTTGAGAACAATTGAACTACATTATGTTGCTTTAGACATATTTCTTGATTTCATCATAAAGTACCAATACAAAAGCTCCACCCATGCCTCTCAAAACATTCGACCAGGCACCTTTGAAGAATGCTTTGCCTCCTTCATCTTTAGCTATCTTCCTCCAGCAATCAAGTGTGCCCGTGTACATAATATCAGCTGTGGAAAGAGACAAAGGTCAAAAAAACCTCCAAGTCATGCAGCATCTGTTTCAATTTGCATGCATTTAAAAGAATGAGGAATATGCAAAACATAGCCAAGAACTTCAAAGTAATCCATTCAGGAAAACAATTTCCTCATATAGAACTCAAAACAAATCAACTCTAAGGCTCTTAAGTTAACATAACAGAAATAAGCAGCACTGATTTTCCCATTTTTAAGTATGCCAATAGGAAATGAAATTGTTTTCTATAAGAAAACTATCGAGTATCTCCCATCAGTAACTTGATAAAGAGATACTTTCTAGTGCCAGACCACCACAGAAGCACTTATTCTTACCTCCCTTTCGGCCAGACTGCATCATCATCCTACGTCGCACAGTATCAAAAGGATAAGAAACCAGCCCTGCTACTGCAGTGACAGACTGGGCAATCATCCAGCTCACTATAATATGCACATTCTTTGGATCAGGCAACATACCTATTATCAAGAACAAATTATTAGAGTCAGTAAAGAGGGAAAGAGCTGTGGGAAAGCTGGctgtggaagggaaaaaacaaccaaaacaaaaaaccacccatgAACCCCAAGATTCACTCAAGTCAACTCAAGCCTGCAACTTCTCACTTCACCCATACTTGACTATAACAGGTACTATGAGTGAAACAAGTTTATAGGACTGTTGGATCTAAGACCTCTCTGCTCCCCGACCAAAAGGTATCTCCTGTGAAACCCTCCCAGGCTTCTTGTCATGAGCTACAATGATTACCATACAAGCCCACTGGTACAAGCATTAAGGCAAAAAATTGGAAAGCATCTGAAAAAAATCTCAGCAAATCCAAGGCTTCTGCTGaaagcagcaagctgagggaagaGGAATGCATTTCAGAAACATGTGTGCATGTTATAGCACCAGCACCCTGAACTGGTGCTGAGCCAAGCCCTGCCTGTCCTTGTACCACCAAGTGCCCTAGAGTGTCCTCACTGGATGAGCCTTTCCTTGCAGTCACTTCTCCATGCACTTCTTACCCTTGGCAGTGTCATAAACCCCGAAGTACGCTGCTCTGTAGATGATGATGCCCTGAACAGACACACTGAATCCTTGGTACAGGCCCCTCAAACCATCAGACTTGAAGATCTTGACGATACAGTCGCCCAGCCCTGAGAATTCCCTCTCAGCGGCTCCTTTGCCCACATCAGCTGCCAGCCGGGTCCTGGCAAAATCCAGGGGGTAGACGAAGCAGAGGGAGgtagctcctgcagcacccccagatgcCAGGTTCCCCGCAAAGTAGCGCCAGAACTGCTTGTGCCTGTCAACTCCCCCCAGGAAGATCTGCTTGTACTTGTCCTTGAAGGCGAAGTTGAGGGCTTGGGTGGGGAAGTACCGGATGACATTGGCCAGGTTGCCTCTCCAGAAAGAGACAATGCCCTGCTCCTTAGGGATGCGGACTATGCAGTCCACGATGCCCTTGTACTGCTTATCCGCCGTGATTTGTTTGCTGGCATGCTGGACCTGTAGGGAAAGAAAGATGAAGGGGTGGCAGAGTTGAGAGAGGGACACTGCAAAGGTGACCCCGCACGGCGACCCGTtgaagggcagggacaaggcCGGCCTTACCGTCTGGCCCGGCTCCCACTGCCCGACGGGGTGCTGAAGGTCTCGGGCGGCTCACGCGTAATCGGAGCCGGCCGAACTTCTTCCCATATTTAGTCACGCCGGCCGGGACTCGGGGCCGGCCGGGACCCGGGGCCCTCCGCGCCCGCACCCACCTGTGGCGCAGCCCCGGCGGGCTCCCGCCGCGCCTGACACCGGGGTCGCCGTCGCCCCCCGCTGCCTCCTCACCTGTAGCAACAGCTTCACTCTCTCGATGGGGGCGACAGCAGTCTTGGAGATAGCGGCAGCGATCCCACCAGCCAAAAAGTCCTTAAGGAAGCCGAGCGCTTGGTCACCCATGCTTGCAGCCGGTCCGACACCCCCTGTCCGGAGCGAGCCAACGAGCCGCGTACCTCCCCACCCAGCCGCCCCCGCGTGCCGCCAGCCAAGTAGCCCCCCTGCCCCGCGCCGCCCTTCTTATACCCCGCGGCCTCTCGCGATAGGAGGAGGCCCCTCCGGGGCACGGACATTGGCTGGAGACCCCCCCAAGCCCGCCCCCGCTGGGGGACGCGGGGCAGCGCCGCCATGTTCCCCCGTGAGGGAACTGCGAGGGCCACCGGCCTGGGGACGTTTAAAGGGCAAATTAAAGTTATCTGGTCGCTGCCGGGGAACGCTATGTCAGAGCATGTGCCTACTGTATTAATAGCTCACAGGAGGCACAGGAGGGGACTAAAGGAACTGGCAGGAGTACCTCAGGCGACCTTAACTGCTTCATGCAGGCCAGAGGCTGGCAATAGGGGCTGAAAGTTTGCTCCGGGAAGTGTGAATGTGGTGACCAGTCAACCTGTCCACACAGTTCAGTTCAAAGAAGCCAGAGTGTTGTGAGCTTTGACTTTGTGTGCGCAGATTCACACTAGGAAGGGTGAGGAGAAGATGGAGTCTGGGCAGGCACGCTGATGCAGATGATGTACTGTAGAAACAAAGGTCTCCAAGGATGCTCAGTCAACTTGGAAGGTAGTCCTGTGATGCAATGCTCGTGACCACTGGTAACCAGAAACAGAGTATACCTCTCTGAGTCAAGGATGGAGAGATCAGCTTCATGCTTGATGCACTGTGTGAATCTGCAGATGTTGAGGTCTTAAAAAATCCCATCATGCTCCAGGATGTGTCTTTCCCAAAGAGGAGACAATGTGCCTTCCTGCTGTGTACCCTCATTTCAACCCTGCAAGGTCAGACGCTCACAGAAGTCCCCtctgaaggagggaggggaagggaaggggcacTGGGAAGTGCATGGCTGGGCATGCTTAAGTTACTTAACGCGTGCTCATGATGTGAAAGTAGAGTAAAGGCTGCAGTGAAACTCAGCCTTCATTCAGTGTCTGGTCCTTAGGGAGACATTCCAGGTCTTGAATTAAGATTACATGGTTCTGTCACTAGTTTCCCTGTTTCCCAGCTGTTCTAAGTGACCCAGATAAGAAAGCAGGAGCTTGTGATTCCCTGTTGGGTGACTTGGTTGCATAGAGTAGTTACATGAAAGCCAATGCAGTAAGTGCTATGTGCTTATCTGGAAGTTTGCCTTAAGAACGCATTAAGAAGTGCTCCTAGGACAATGTTATACTGAGGAGCGAGTTGAATAATGGGTCTGCTTTGATCTGATGATATGGTATCAGTAATAGAAATAGGATTCATCTTAATGTAGTTTCTAAAAGATTGGCCATTCCATGAAAAGACATTTGCTTCAGGACAGCAAATCTCATGACATGTTTGTTAATACAAGTCAATGAGACTGTAAGTTTgattccctgtctctcttggccCCTACTGCTTTTAGGTCTGtttagaggtctcttctcaTCAATCTCAGCTCAGGGAGGTTTAACTTCCAGGAGTACCCTTTGCACCGTGATCATCTTGAACAGATGAAgcctttccctcagcttcta
It encodes:
- the SLC25A4 gene encoding ADP/ATP translocase 1; its protein translation is MGDQALGFLKDFLAGGIAAAISKTAVAPIERVKLLLQVQHASKQITADKQYKGIVDCIVRIPKEQGIVSFWRGNLANVIRYFPTQALNFAFKDKYKQIFLGGVDRHKQFWRYFAGNLASGGAAGATSLCFVYPLDFARTRLAADVGKGAAEREFSGLGDCIVKIFKSDGLRGLYQGFSVSVQGIIIYRAAYFGVYDTAKGMLPDPKNVHIIVSWMIAQSVTAVAGLVSYPFDTVRRRMMMQSGRKGADIMYTGTLDCWRKIAKDEGGKAFFKGAWSNVLRGMGGAFVLVLYDEIKKYV